In Pseudomonas sp. ADAK18, a single window of DNA contains:
- a CDS encoding riboflavin synthase, with protein MFTGIIESIGSIRAMTPKGGDVRLLVETGKLDLSDVKLGDSIAVSGVCLTVIELPGNGFAADVSRETLDCTAMDDLKSGSPVNLEKALTPTTRLGGHLVSGHVDGVGEVVARSENARAVEFRIRAPKELAKYIAHKGSITVDGTSLTVNAVNGAEFELTIIPHTLSETIMASYQPGRRVNLEVDLLARYLERLLLGDKAAEPTSGNITESFLAANGYLKS; from the coding sequence ATGTTCACCGGCATTATCGAATCCATTGGCAGCATCCGTGCAATGACCCCAAAAGGCGGCGATGTGCGGTTGCTGGTTGAAACCGGCAAGCTCGACCTGAGCGACGTCAAACTGGGCGACAGCATCGCCGTCAGCGGCGTGTGCCTGACTGTTATCGAGTTGCCTGGCAACGGCTTCGCCGCCGATGTCAGCCGGGAAACCCTGGACTGCACCGCGATGGACGACCTCAAGAGCGGCAGCCCGGTCAACCTGGAAAAAGCCCTGACTCCGACCACCCGCCTCGGTGGGCACCTGGTCAGCGGTCATGTCGACGGTGTCGGCGAAGTCGTCGCCCGCAGCGAAAATGCGCGTGCCGTGGAATTCCGTATCCGCGCGCCCAAAGAGCTGGCCAAGTACATCGCCCATAAAGGCTCGATCACCGTCGACGGCACCAGCCTCACCGTGAACGCCGTCAATGGCGCCGAATTTGAACTGACCATCATTCCCCACACCCTGAGCGAAACCATCATGGCGTCGTATCAGCCAGGTCGCCGGGTGAACCTGGAAGTGGACTTGTTGGCGCGTTACCTGGAGCGCCTGTTGTTGGGTGACAAGGCCGCTGAGCCAACGTCCGGGAACATCACCGAAAGCTTTCTAGCCGCCAACGGCTACCTCAAATCCTGA
- the nrdR gene encoding transcriptional regulator NrdR produces the protein MHCPFCGANDTKVIDSRLVAEGEQVRRRRECLASGCGERFTTFETAELVLPRLIKTDGSRQPFDEEKLRAGMQRALEKRPVSVERLEAALVHIKHKLRATGEREVKSLVVGELVMGELQKLDEVAYIRFASVYRRFQDLNEFREEIDRLAREPVKE, from the coding sequence ATGCACTGTCCCTTCTGCGGTGCCAACGACACCAAAGTCATTGACTCGCGTCTGGTCGCCGAGGGCGAACAGGTGCGTCGCCGGCGTGAATGCCTGGCCTCTGGCTGCGGTGAGCGTTTCACCACCTTCGAAACCGCCGAACTGGTATTGCCACGTCTGATCAAGACTGACGGCAGTCGCCAGCCCTTCGACGAAGAAAAACTGCGCGCCGGAATGCAGCGCGCCTTGGAAAAACGCCCGGTGAGTGTCGAGCGGCTGGAAGCGGCGCTGGTGCACATCAAGCACAAGCTGCGGGCGACCGGTGAGCGCGAAGTCAAATCCCTGGTGGTTGGAGAACTGGTGATGGGCGAGCTGCAAAAGCTCGACGAAGTCGCCTATATCCGTTTCGCCTCGGTGTATCGACGCTTCCAGGACCTCAATGAGTTCCGCGAAGAGATCGACCGCCTGGCCCGTGAGCCGGTCAAAGAATGA
- a CDS encoding YbaY family lipoprotein, whose product MSLRPLVMLALFSFLVACSSHAPKPAAPQPTPQQEKKIPGVEELGPLPAYQREVSGTLNGVPAGAEVELAMMVIDDRNRPQQLLASSVLIGNNKPLAFRLRFNPEVFPAGARVELRGRASQSGQLILHLPAVRITQAITQSTGPLQFVKAP is encoded by the coding sequence ATGTCGCTACGACCGCTTGTCATGCTTGCTTTGTTCAGTTTCCTGGTCGCCTGCAGCAGCCATGCCCCGAAACCGGCCGCCCCACAACCGACGCCCCAACAGGAGAAAAAAATCCCTGGTGTAGAAGAATTGGGCCCGTTGCCGGCGTACCAGCGTGAAGTCAGCGGCACCCTGAACGGCGTTCCCGCTGGCGCGGAAGTCGAACTGGCAATGATGGTCATTGACGACCGCAACCGTCCGCAACAACTGCTCGCCAGCAGTGTGTTGATCGGCAACAACAAACCCTTGGCCTTCCGCCTGCGCTTTAACCCCGAAGTCTTTCCTGCCGGTGCGCGGGTTGAATTGCGTGGTCGCGCCAGCCAGTCCGGCCAGTTGATCCTGCACCTGCCCGCCGTGCGTATCACCCAGGCAATCACCCAGAGCACCGGCCCCCTGCAATTCGTCAAAGCCCCATGA
- the ribD gene encoding bifunctional diaminohydroxyphosphoribosylaminopyrimidine deaminase/5-amino-6-(5-phosphoribosylamino)uracil reductase RibD: protein MNPPSAEQAVLDAHYMARALELARKGLYTTHPNPRVGCVIVRDGQIVGEGWHVRAGEPHAEVHALRAAGDKARGATAYVTLEPCSHHGRTPPCADALVNAGLARVVAAMQDPNPEVAGRGMQRLAQAGIEIHSGMLENEARALNPGFLKRMEHGLPFVRVKLAMSLDGRTAMANGESQWITGPAARAAVQRLRAQASVVLTGADTVLADGARLTVRAAELGLDDETTALAMSRPPLRVLIDGRLRVPLNAPFFKAGPALVITCVNPENQYPTGPECLVVPGVDGQVDLRSALVALAVRGVNDVLVEAGPSLAGAFAQQGLVDEYVIFVAGKFLGSAARPLLDWPLEKLADAPQLKITEMRAVGDDWRVTAIPVPSAGV from the coding sequence ATGAACCCACCTTCGGCAGAACAGGCGGTCCTCGACGCCCATTACATGGCTCGCGCCCTGGAATTGGCGCGCAAGGGCCTGTACACCACCCATCCCAATCCACGGGTGGGCTGCGTGATTGTCCGTGACGGGCAGATTGTTGGCGAAGGCTGGCACGTGCGTGCCGGTGAACCCCACGCCGAAGTCCACGCCCTGCGCGCGGCTGGCGACAAAGCCCGTGGCGCTACAGCCTATGTGACTCTTGAACCGTGCAGCCATCACGGCCGCACACCGCCCTGTGCCGATGCCCTGGTGAACGCTGGTTTGGCGCGGGTCGTGGCGGCGATGCAGGACCCTAACCCGGAAGTCGCCGGCCGTGGCATGCAGCGTTTGGCCCAGGCCGGGATCGAGATCCACAGCGGCATGCTGGAGAACGAAGCGCGGGCACTCAACCCCGGCTTTCTCAAGCGTATGGAGCATGGCCTGCCGTTTGTGCGGGTCAAGTTGGCCATGAGCCTGGACGGTCGCACCGCGATGGCCAATGGTGAAAGCCAATGGATCACCGGCCCGGCGGCACGTGCTGCCGTGCAACGCCTGCGCGCCCAGGCCAGCGTGGTGCTGACCGGCGCCGACACAGTGCTGGCCGACGGTGCTCGCCTGACCGTACGCGCCGCCGAACTGGGCCTGGATGACGAAACCACAGCGTTGGCCATGTCTCGTCCGCCACTGCGGGTGTTGATCGACGGCCGCCTGCGAGTGCCGTTGAACGCACCGTTCTTCAAGGCTGGCCCTGCGCTGGTAATCACCTGCGTGAACCCGGAAAACCAATACCCCACCGGCCCAGAGTGCCTGGTGGTGCCGGGTGTTGACGGTCAGGTGGACCTGCGTTCCGCTTTAGTGGCCCTGGCAGTCCGTGGCGTCAACGACGTACTGGTGGAAGCTGGCCCAAGTCTGGCCGGTGCCTTCGCTCAGCAGGGCCTGGTGGACGAGTACGTGATTTTCGTCGCCGGCAAGTTTCTCGGCTCCGCGGCCCGGCCTTTGCTGGACTGGCCGCTCGAGAAATTGGCGGATGCCCCCCAACTCAAGATCACTGAAATGCGCGCTGTAGGCGACGACTGGCGAGTCACTGCCATTCCTGTCCCATCAGCGGGCGTATAA
- a CDS encoding methyltransferase encodes MTPPLDLQRALSELIGDAHLVPCPLPGTELSLWLLDADNMDRAFSQEETRRILHEPPYWSFCWASGLALARYLAANPEWVAGKRVLDFGAGSGVAGIAAIKAGALEVVACDLDPLALDACRANAKLNDVVLTYSDDFFAEADRFDLILVADVLYDRANLPLLDQFLTRGREALVADSRVRDFQHPDYQRLEILDALTLPDLAEPWEFRKVSLYHSQRP; translated from the coding sequence ATGACTCCACCGCTGGACCTGCAACGGGCCTTGAGTGAACTGATCGGCGACGCCCACCTGGTGCCCTGCCCGTTGCCGGGCACCGAGTTGTCGCTGTGGCTGCTGGACGCCGACAACATGGACCGGGCCTTCAGCCAGGAAGAAACCCGACGCATCCTCCATGAACCACCGTACTGGAGCTTTTGCTGGGCCAGTGGTTTGGCGCTGGCCAGGTATTTGGCGGCTAATCCCGAGTGGGTTGCGGGCAAGCGGGTGTTGGATTTTGGCGCGGGTTCCGGGGTTGCAGGGATTGCGGCGATAAAAGCCGGCGCGCTGGAGGTTGTCGCATGCGACCTGGACCCACTGGCGCTGGACGCCTGCCGGGCCAATGCGAAACTCAATGACGTGGTGCTGACTTACTCGGATGATTTTTTCGCCGAGGCGGATCGTTTTGACCTGATTCTGGTGGCCGATGTGCTGTATGACCGGGCGAACTTGCCGTTGCTGGATCAGTTTCTGACCCGAGGGCGGGAAGCATTGGTGGCGGATTCGCGCGTAAGGGATTTCCAGCACCCGGATTATCAGCGGCTGGAAATCCTGGATGCCCTGACCTTGCCGGACCTGGCCGAGCCCTGGGAGTTTCGCAAGGTCAGCCTGTACCATTCGCAGCGGCCTTGA
- the trxA gene encoding thioredoxin → MSEPTPYIFDATTATFDQAVIQNSFEKPVLVDFWAEWCAPCKALMPMLAQIAESYQGELLLAKVDCDAEPDVVTRFGIRSLPTVVLFKDGQPVDGFAGAQPESAVRAMLEPHVQMPPPAAADPLEQAQALFADGRISDAEAVLVALLGEDNTNAAALILYARCLAERSELDEAQTVLDAVKSDDHKAALAGAKAQITFLRQATDLPDAAELKSRLAQNPQDDEAVYQLAVQQLARQQYEAALDGLLKLFIRNRSYSEGLPHKTLLQVFDLLGNDHPLVTVYRRKLFAALY, encoded by the coding sequence ATGAGTGAGCCCACGCCGTACATCTTCGACGCCACCACCGCCACCTTCGACCAGGCGGTGATCCAGAACTCTTTCGAAAAACCCGTGCTGGTGGATTTCTGGGCCGAGTGGTGCGCGCCGTGCAAGGCGTTGATGCCGATGCTGGCGCAGATTGCCGAGAGTTATCAGGGCGAGTTGCTGCTGGCCAAGGTCGATTGCGATGCCGAGCCGGACGTGGTTACGCGCTTTGGCATTCGCAGCCTGCCGACGGTGGTGCTGTTCAAGGACGGCCAGCCGGTAGATGGCTTTGCCGGTGCGCAGCCGGAGTCCGCCGTGCGGGCGATGCTGGAGCCGCATGTGCAAATGCCGCCGCCGGCCGCTGCTGACCCGCTGGAGCAAGCCCAGGCGTTGTTTGCCGACGGTCGCATCAGCGATGCCGAAGCCGTGCTGGTGGCCTTGCTGGGCGAAGACAACACCAACGCCGCCGCGCTGATTCTCTATGCACGCTGCCTGGCCGAACGCAGTGAGTTGGATGAAGCGCAAACCGTGCTCGACGCGGTCAAAAGCGACGATCACAAAGCCGCGCTGGCCGGCGCCAAGGCGCAGATCACCTTCTTGCGCCAGGCCACTGACCTGCCGGATGCCGCCGAGCTGAAAAGCCGTCTGGCGCAAAACCCGCAGGATGACGAGGCGGTGTATCAACTGGCCGTGCAACAACTGGCACGCCAGCAATACGAAGCTGCGCTGGATGGCCTGCTCAAACTGTTCATCCGCAACCGCAGCTACAGCGAGGGCTTGCCCCACAAGACGCTACTGCAGGTGTTCGATCTGCTGGGCAATGACCACCCGCTGGTCACCGTGTATCGCCGCAAACTGTTCGCCGCGTTGTATTGA